The following is a genomic window from Deltaproteobacteria bacterium.
GCCGGTAGTCGACATGCGCCTGAAGTTCGGCATGAGCCGTACGGAGCAGACGGTCAACACCTGCATAATAATCGTCGAGATAAGCCTTGACGGCGAAAAGCTCGTAATCGGGGCTCTCGCGGACTCGGTCCAGGAGGTCATAGAGATAGAGCCCGGGCATATTGAGCCGCCTCCGCGCATAGGCACGAGGCTCAATACCGAGTTCATAAAAGGCATGGGCAAGAGGGATGAGCAGTTCATAATCATCCTTGAGATAAACAAGATATTCTCTTCCAGCGAGCTCGTAGTAATCAGCG
Proteins encoded in this region:
- a CDS encoding chemotaxis protein CheW, which produces PVVDMRLKFGMSRTEQTVNTCIIIVEISLDGEKLVIGALADSVQEVIEIEPGHIEPPPRIGTRLNTEFIKGMGKRDEQFIIILEINKIFSSSELVVISGESAAESA